A genomic segment from Triticum dicoccoides isolate Atlit2015 ecotype Zavitan chromosome 1A, WEW_v2.0, whole genome shotgun sequence encodes:
- the LOC119368584 gene encoding NDR1/HIN1-like protein 13 has protein sequence MADRVYPAAKPTPPPPMANGGGGPAAPKPQMYQRPIYRPQGQAKSRRGRSCRCSFCCCFCWALLVVVLLALVAAAAGGAFYVLYRPQRPSFTVSSVRLSTFNLSSSTTAPVLTDSIQLTVTAKNPNKKLVYFYDDFSFSAATAANAVPLGDATVPGFAHDAGNTTVFTATITGAGVTVDPSGAGSDLKKSGAFSVAIDADTRAGVKVGSLKTKKMGIQVHCEGIKVTPPSPPPPAPKKVKGKNGTALAPAPALDNAETTATVSTAAHSCKVRVRVKIWKWTF, from the coding sequence ATGGCCGACCGCGTCTACCCCGCCGCCAAGCCCACTCCGCCGCCCCCAATGGCCAACGGAGGCGGCGGCCCGGCGGCGCCCAAGCCGCAGATGTACCAGCGCCCCATCTACAGGCCGCAGGGGCAGGCGAAGAGCAGGCGCGGGCGGTCCTGCCGGTGCAGCTTCTGCTGCTGCTTCTGCTGGGCACTGCTGGTGGTCGTCCTCCTCGCGCTAGTCGCCGCGGCCGCGGGCGGCGCCTTCTACGTGCTCTACCGGCCGCAACGCCCCAGCTTCACCGTCTCCTCTGTCCGCCTCAGCACGTTCAAcctctcctcctccaccaccgcgcCCGTCCTCACCGACTCCATCCAGCTCACCGTCACCGCCAAGAACCCCAACAAGAAGCTCGTCTATTTCTACGACGACTTCTCATTctcggccgccaccgccgccaacgcAGTCCCGCTCGGGGACGCCACCGTGCCCGGGTTCGCGCATGATGCCGGCAACACCACCGTTTTCACTGCGACCATCACCGGCGCTGGTGTCACCGTAGACCCCAGCGGCGCCGGCTCTGACCTTAAGAAGTCCGGCGCTTTCTCCGTCGCTATAGATGCCGACACGCGGGCCGGCGTCAAGGTCGGCAGCCTCAAGACCAAGAAGATGGGCATCCAGGTGCACTGCGAGGGCATCAAGGTGACGCCACCCAGTCCACCTCCGCCAGCGCCGAAGAAGGTAAAGGGGAAGAATGGCACCGCCCTGGCGCCTGCGCCTGCGTTGGACAACGCCGAGACGACCGCGACGGTGAGCACCGCCGCGCACTCGTGCAAGGTCAGAGTCCGTGTGAAGATCTGGAAGTGGACCTTCTAG